A window of the Campylobacter massiliensis genome harbors these coding sequences:
- the rplQ gene encoding 50S ribosomal protein L17 yields MRHGHGYRKLGRTSAHRSALLKNLAIAIIKSEKIETTLPKAKELRSYIEKLITRARKGDSNAHRAVFASLQDKETTNKLVTELAPKFVGKNGGYTRIVKTRVRRGDAAEMAYIELIKE; encoded by the coding sequence ATGAGACACGGTCACGGATACAGAAAACTAGGTAGGACGTCGGCTCACCGCTCGGCTCTACTTAAAAATTTAGCTATCGCTATCATCAAAAGCGAAAAGATAGAGACGACCTTGCCTAAGGCAAAAGAGTTAAGAAGCTATATCGAAAAGCTAATCACCAGAGCTAGAAAAGGCGACAGCAACGCTCACAGAGCGGTTTTTGCTAGCTTGCAGGATAAAGAAACTACGAACAAGCTAGTAACCGAGCTTGCTCCGAAATTCGTAGGTAAAAACGGCGGATATACGCGCATCGTTAAGACTCGCGTTCGCCGAGGCGATGCTGCCGAGATGGCTTATATCGAGCTAATCAAAGAATAA
- the panD gene encoding aspartate 1-decarboxylase has protein sequence MKIEILSSKIHRARVTDANLNYVGSVTIGPELIEAAGLCEYQKVEILNVNNGERFATYVIRGEKKGEICLNGAAARKVCVGDVVIIVAYALLSAKKARDFEPKIVQVNEQNEIVK, from the coding sequence ATGAAAATCGAAATTTTATCAAGCAAAATCCACCGCGCGCGCGTGACGGACGCCAACCTAAACTACGTGGGCTCGGTCACGATCGGACCCGAGCTCATCGAGGCTGCGGGGCTTTGCGAGTACCAAAAAGTCGAGATCCTAAACGTCAATAACGGCGAGCGCTTCGCTACTTACGTGATCCGCGGCGAGAAAAAGGGCGAGATATGCCTAAACGGCGCGGCCGCGCGCAAAGTCTGCGTCGGCGACGTCGTCATTATTGTTGCTTACGCGCTTCTTAGCGCCAAAAAAGCGAGAGATTTCGAACCAAAAATCGTGCAGGTAAACGAGCAAAACGAGATCGTAAAATAA
- a CDS encoding NifU family protein produces MIPFTDEELLKPVKASLQKVLPMLENDGGGMELLGIKNGKIYVRLTGHCHGCAASSTTLKYGIERQLRMDIHPELEVVNIPIGEEVKFD; encoded by the coding sequence ATGATCCCATTTACTGATGAAGAGCTTTTAAAGCCCGTAAAAGCAAGCCTGCAAAAGGTTTTGCCTATGCTTGAAAACGACGGCGGAGGTATGGAGCTATTAGGTATCAAAAACGGCAAAATTTACGTCCGTCTAACCGGCCACTGCCACGGTTGCGCAGCTAGCTCGACCACGCTAAAATACGGCATCGAGCGCCAGCTCCGCATGGATATCCACCCCGAGCTAGAGGTCGTAAACATCCCTATCGGCGAGGAAGTTAAATTTGATTGA
- the rpsM gene encoding 30S ribosomal protein S13 translates to MARIAGVDLPKKKRIEYGLTYIYGIGLHKSRQILDATKISYDKRVNDLTEDEAAAIRKEIQENHVVEGDLRKSVAMDIKALMDLGSYRGLRHRKGLPVRGQKTKTNARTRKGKRKTVGAATK, encoded by the coding sequence ATGGCACGTATCGCAGGTGTGGATTTACCAAAGAAAAAGAGAATCGAATACGGTTTGACCTATATTTACGGTATCGGTCTTCATAAATCTCGTCAAATTTTGGATGCTACCAAAATTTCTTACGATAAAAGAGTAAACGATCTAACCGAAGACGAAGCTGCGGCTATCCGCAAAGAGATCCAAGAGAACCACGTGGTGGAAGGCGACCTTAGAAAAAGCGTCGCTATGGACATCAAGGCTCTTATGGACTTAGGAAGCTACCGCGGTCTAAGACACAGAAAAGGTCTTCCGGTGCGCGGTCAAAAGACTAAAACAAACGCTAGAACTAGAAAAGGCAAGCGCAAAACAGTCGGCGCTGCGACGAAATAA
- a CDS encoding UDP-N-acetylmuramoyl-L-alanyl-D-glutamate--2,6-diaminopimelate ligase, with protein MKIYVKEGFVTDNSNECEAGCCFVKTATNAKFEAAAEAKGAKIINLAECKRLLGIDENIKIIGITGTNGKTTTAALICATLLNLGYKCGLCGTRGAFINNERIDDKALTTSEILRTLSYLKAASERGCEYFVMEVSSHAIAQKRIESLSFAMKIFTNLTQDHLDYHGTLEEYARVKSEFFADDAPKLINIDDRGGIKFNPANALTYALHADADFAPGEYSLEGGIRATLKTPRGQMTLSSNLHGEFNLYNLIVAVSCVATLTDRPLEQIARAAAEFDGVEGRMEVVSREPLVIVDFAHTPDGIEKVLNALRHRKIVAVFGAGGDRDRTKRPKMGAIAQKYAHRLVVTSDNPRSEEPESIIAEICGGLEMNERVKCIANRKEAIKYALESLAHDEILVILGKGDETYQEIKGVKYPFSDKEVVRELLDGRA; from the coding sequence GTGAAAATTTACGTTAAAGAGGGCTTCGTCACCGACAACTCGAACGAATGCGAAGCGGGTTGCTGTTTCGTAAAAACGGCGACGAACGCCAAATTTGAAGCCGCCGCCGAAGCAAAGGGCGCAAAAATCATAAATTTGGCCGAGTGCAAGCGGCTACTAGGTATCGACGAGAACATCAAAATCATCGGCATTACGGGCACCAACGGCAAGACCACGACTGCAGCGCTTATCTGCGCTACGCTGTTAAATTTAGGCTACAAATGCGGCCTGTGCGGCACTCGCGGCGCTTTTATAAACAATGAACGCATAGACGACAAGGCGCTAACGACGAGCGAAATTTTACGCACGCTTAGCTACCTAAAAGCCGCTAGCGAGCGCGGCTGCGAGTACTTCGTGATGGAGGTTAGCTCGCACGCTATCGCGCAAAAACGCATCGAGAGCCTATCCTTTGCGATGAAAATTTTTACGAATTTGACCCAAGACCATCTCGACTATCACGGCACGCTTGAAGAGTACGCGCGCGTAAAGAGCGAGTTTTTCGCAGACGATGCGCCAAAGCTCATAAATATAGACGACCGCGGCGGGATCAAATTTAACCCCGCAAATGCCTTAACCTATGCGCTGCACGCCGACGCGGACTTTGCGCCCGGCGAGTATTCGCTAGAAGGCGGTATACGCGCGACACTAAAGACCCCGCGCGGGCAAATGACGCTAAGTTCAAATTTGCACGGCGAATTTAACCTCTACAATCTCATCGTAGCCGTCTCTTGCGTCGCGACGCTGACGGATAGACCGCTAGAGCAGATCGCGCGCGCCGCGGCGGAATTTGACGGCGTCGAGGGGCGCATGGAGGTCGTTAGTCGCGAGCCGCTCGTGATCGTGGACTTTGCGCACACTCCAGACGGCATCGAAAAGGTGCTAAATGCATTGCGCCATCGCAAAATCGTCGCGGTTTTCGGTGCCGGAGGAGATAGAGATCGCACCAAACGTCCTAAAATGGGCGCAATAGCGCAAAAATACGCGCACAGACTCGTCGTCACCAGCGATAATCCCCGAAGCGAAGAGCCAGAAAGCATCATCGCTGAGATCTGCGGCGGCCTAGAGATGAACGAGCGCGTAAAATGTATTGCAAACCGCAAAGAGGCTATAAAATACGCGCTTGAAAGCCTTGCGCATGACGAAATTTTAGTGATTTTGGGCAAGGGCGACGAAACCTATCAGGAGATCAAGGGCGTAAAATATCCGTTTAGCGACAAAGAGGTCGTGCGCGAACTTTTGGACGGACGCGCCTAA
- a CDS encoding histidine kinase: MIDYKKAGLKAFNKGDYDAAASYFSLAYDKKPDKKLLFLIMLCSLAKTRRDEAMTLFEIFKLKDKLGMSPDELEEILGALEAKFNDDESLEEQNAISYADFMDAVRRGGFKSTFEDIMFSTRVMIDNRDDFLEFLQNLIKNDFIEMGLNYIETAAVMFAGDERLSALAREINEKAESENLR; encoded by the coding sequence TTGATTGATTATAAAAAGGCGGGACTAAAAGCGTTTAACAAGGGCGATTATGACGCCGCTGCGAGCTATTTTTCGCTCGCCTACGACAAAAAACCGGACAAAAAACTACTTTTTCTCATTATGCTTTGCTCGCTTGCTAAGACTCGCCGCGACGAGGCGATGACGCTTTTTGAGATATTTAAGCTAAAAGATAAGCTCGGTATGAGCCCGGACGAGCTGGAGGAAATTTTAGGCGCGCTCGAGGCGAAATTTAACGACGATGAGAGCCTTGAGGAGCAAAATGCGATCAGCTACGCCGATTTTATGGATGCGGTTAGGCGCGGCGGATTTAAAAGCACCTTTGAGGACATCATGTTTTCCACGCGTGTGATGATCGATAACCGCGACGATTTTCTCGAGTTTTTGCAAAATCTTATCAAAAACGACTTCATCGAAATGGGGCTAAACTACATCGAGACCGCGGCCGTGATGTTTGCCGGCGACGAACGGCTAAGCGCGCTGGCTCGCGAAATCAACGAAAAGGCCGAAAGTGAAAATTTACGTTAA
- the infA gene encoding translation initiation factor IF-1, whose protein sequence is MAKDDVIEIDGNVIEALPNATFKVELDNKHVILCHIAGKMRMHYIKIMPGDRVKVELTPYSLDKGRIIYRHK, encoded by the coding sequence GTGGCAAAAGACGACGTCATAGAGATCGACGGCAACGTCATCGAGGCGCTGCCAAACGCGACGTTTAAGGTCGAGCTCGACAACAAACACGTGATTTTGTGTCATATTGCGGGCAAGATGAGGATGCATTATATAAAAATAATGCCTGGAGACCGCGTAAAGGTGGAACTAACGCCTTATAGTCTGGATAAGGGTAGGATAATTTACCGACATAAGTAA
- a CDS encoding EFR1 family ferrodoxin (N-terminal region resembles flavodoxins. C-terminal ferrodoxin region binds two 4Fe-4S clusters.) — protein sequence MIAIYFSSTGNTKHCVKRFIERLGGGIPAVSIEDGACGELLKRHDDVILAYPVYFSDLPQIVREFICENSANFCGKNVFIIATMEIFSGDGAGCAARILRRAGAKITGGAHIRMPAFILDVAIFSYSAQKNERLIKEANAKLERASEAFAAGKPPQEGLGMLCRIAGLLGQRLWMKIWDKTPFARCKPSLDTARCSGCGKCARSCPMQNIKIVHGKAKFGERCTICYRCVNKCRQKAITILGKAVNLEKSVAAELKDI from the coding sequence ATGATAGCGATTTATTTTAGCTCCACGGGCAACACTAAGCATTGCGTAAAGAGATTTATAGAGCGCCTGGGCGGCGGTATCCCTGCGGTTTCGATCGAGGACGGGGCTTGCGGCGAGTTGCTAAAACGCCACGATGATGTGATCCTCGCCTACCCCGTTTACTTTAGCGACCTGCCGCAAATCGTGCGCGAGTTCATTTGCGAAAACAGCGCGAATTTTTGCGGTAAAAACGTCTTTATCATCGCTACGATGGAGATTTTTAGCGGCGACGGAGCGGGCTGCGCGGCTAGGATATTAAGGCGGGCGGGCGCGAAAATAACGGGCGGCGCACACATCAGAATGCCCGCGTTTATCCTCGACGTGGCGATTTTTAGTTATTCGGCGCAGAAAAACGAGCGCCTGATCAAAGAGGCAAACGCCAAGCTAGAGCGCGCCTCGGAGGCATTTGCCGCGGGTAAACCGCCGCAAGAGGGGCTAGGCATGCTATGCCGCATCGCGGGGCTTTTAGGGCAGCGGCTATGGATGAAAATTTGGGACAAAACGCCCTTTGCCAGGTGCAAACCGAGCCTCGATACGGCGCGGTGTAGCGGCTGCGGCAAGTGCGCGAGGTCCTGTCCGATGCAAAATATAAAAATCGTGCACGGTAAAGCAAAATTCGGCGAGCGCTGCACGATTTGCTACAGATGTGTGAACAAGTGCAGGCAAAAGGCGATAACGATCCTCGGCAAGGCGGTAAATCTGGAAAAATCAGTCGCGGCGGAGCTCAAAGATATCTGA
- the rpsK gene encoding 30S ribosomal protein S11, whose amino-acid sequence MAKRKVVKKKIVRKSIAKGIVYISATFNNTMVTVTDEMGNAIAWSSAGGLGFKGSKKSTPYAAQQAVEDALTKAKEHGIKEVGIKVQGPGSGRETAVKSVGAVEGIKVTFLKDITPLPHNGCRPPKRRRV is encoded by the coding sequence ATGGCAAAAAGAAAAGTAGTTAAAAAGAAAATTGTAAGAAAAAGTATCGCTAAAGGTATCGTTTATATAAGCGCGACTTTTAACAACACTATGGTAACGGTTACCGATGAGATGGGAAATGCTATCGCTTGGAGTAGTGCTGGCGGACTAGGCTTTAAAGGAAGTAAAAAATCAACTCCTTATGCGGCCCAACAAGCAGTAGAAGACGCTCTAACCAAAGCAAAAGAGCACGGTATAAAAGAAGTAGGCATCAAAGTACAAGGTCCTGGCAGCGGTAGAGAGACCGCAGTCAAGAGCGTAGGCGCGGTAGAGGGTATAAAAGTAACGTTTTTAAAAGATATAACCCCGCTTCCGCATAATGGTTGCAGACCGCCGAAACGCCGCCGCGTATAA
- a CDS encoding DNA-directed RNA polymerase subunit alpha, producing the protein MRKITTSAYMPTEISVESISENVARITAYPFETGYAVTLAHPLRRLLYSSTVGFAATGVKIEGVSHEFDSMRGMLEDVAQFIINLKNIRFKLKNESEREVVEYSFKGPKEIKAGDLKSDVVDIVNPDAYLATINEDAELKFSVIIQKGIGYVPSEEIRDNTEEGYIALDAFFTPVKKAVYELVNVLVEDNPDYEKIIFTVTTDGQVGAIEAFKHAIEAMYQQMSVFKGVLNIDVSAGLNSQTSGSEHAKLLQSVEELNLSARSFNCLDKAEIRFIGELALMDENELKELKNLGKKSLEEIKAVMQEIGYPVGGDLGGGKDQLKKKIADLKSQMSAKE; encoded by the coding sequence ATGAGAAAAATTACCACATCAGCTTATATGCCTACCGAAATTTCAGTAGAGAGTATAAGCGAGAATGTCGCCAGAATAACTGCGTATCCGTTTGAAACGGGTTATGCGGTCACTTTGGCTCATCCGCTAAGACGACTTTTATATAGCAGCACGGTTGGATTTGCGGCTACGGGCGTCAAAATAGAGGGCGTATCTCACGAATTTGATTCGATGAGAGGCATGCTCGAGGACGTAGCGCAGTTTATTATAAATTTAAAAAACATCCGCTTTAAGCTAAAAAACGAGTCTGAGCGCGAAGTGGTCGAGTATTCGTTTAAAGGTCCAAAAGAGATAAAAGCCGGCGATCTAAAAAGCGATGTCGTAGATATCGTAAATCCGGACGCCTATCTTGCGACCATAAACGAGGATGCGGAGCTTAAATTTTCCGTAATCATCCAAAAAGGTATCGGATACGTCCCAAGCGAAGAGATAAGAGACAATACCGAAGAGGGTTATATAGCTCTTGACGCGTTCTTTACGCCTGTTAAAAAAGCCGTTTACGAGCTAGTAAACGTTCTAGTTGAGGACAATCCCGACTATGAGAAGATTATTTTCACGGTTACGACGGACGGACAAGTGGGCGCGATCGAGGCGTTTAAACACGCGATCGAGGCGATGTATCAGCAGATGTCGGTGTTTAAAGGCGTTTTAAATATCGACGTTTCGGCAGGTCTAAACTCTCAAACTTCTGGCAGCGAGCATGCGAAACTACTTCAAAGCGTAGAAGAGCTAAATTTGAGCGCCAGAAGCTTTAACTGCCTTGATAAAGCCGAGATTAGATTTATCGGCGAGCTTGCTTTGATGGATGAAAACGAGCTAAAAGAGCTTAAAAATTTAGGTAAAAAATCTCTAGAAGAGATTAAGGCCGTTATGCAAGAGATCGGATATCCGGTCGGCGGCGACCTAGGCGGCGGCAAAGATCAACTCAAGAAAAAAATCGCCGACCTAAAATCACAAATGAGTGCAAAAGAGTAA
- the rpmJ gene encoding 50S ribosomal protein L36, with product MKVRPSVKKMCDKCKIVKRQGVVRIICENPKHKQRQG from the coding sequence ATGAAAGTTCGTCCTTCTGTAAAGAAGATGTGTGACAAGTGCAAAATTGTCAAGCGCCAAGGCGTAGTTCGCATAATCTGCGAAAATCCAAAACATAAACAAAGACAAGGATAA
- the rpsD gene encoding 30S ribosomal protein S4, translating to MARYRGPVEKLERRLGVSLALKGERRLAGKSALDKRPYAPGQHGQRRSKISEYGLQLREKQKAKFMYGISEKQFRHLFQEAARREGNTGALLVQLLEQRLDNVVYRMGFATTRRFARQLVTHGHILVNGKRVDIPSYRVQAGAKVEVIEKSKNNPQIVRAIDLTAQTGIVAWVDVEKDKKFGIFTRTPEREEVVIPVEERFIVELYSK from the coding sequence ATGGCTAGATATAGAGGACCCGTTGAAAAATTAGAAAGAAGACTCGGCGTTAGTTTGGCGCTAAAGGGTGAGCGTCGCTTGGCAGGTAAGAGCGCGCTTGATAAAAGACCTTACGCTCCGGGACAACACGGACAAAGAAGAAGCAAGATAAGCGAATACGGCTTGCAGCTTCGCGAAAAACAAAAAGCTAAATTTATGTACGGCATTAGCGAGAAGCAATTCCGCCACTTATTCCAAGAGGCTGCTCGCCGCGAGGGAAATACCGGTGCGCTTTTGGTACAGCTTTTAGAGCAAAGATTAGATAACGTAGTTTACAGAATGGGCTTTGCGACGACTCGCCGCTTCGCTCGTCAGCTAGTTACTCACGGACATATTTTAGTAAACGGCAAGAGAGTAGATATTCCTTCTTACAGAGTCCAAGCTGGCGCTAAAGTAGAGGTTATCGAGAAGTCTAAAAACAATCCGCAAATCGTTCGCGCGATCGATCTTACGGCACAAACCGGCATCGTAGCTTGGGTTGACGTCGAAAAAGATAAAAAATTCGGAATTTTCACAAGAACTCCGGAAAGGGAAGAAGTCGTCATTCCTGTCGAGGAAAGATTCATAGTAGAGCTTTATTCGAAATAA